Proteins co-encoded in one Gossypium arboreum isolate Shixiya-1 chromosome 11, ASM2569848v2, whole genome shotgun sequence genomic window:
- the LOC108470901 gene encoding uncharacterized protein LOC108470901: MLSFSKRLPTLSQCLRSTTHQLRFARTEPASSKGRSKPSGSGFSFNKTGDKSEWWVVDGEMHEIGDHVPPRERFVIPRDNIPNKRRKQLREQFMRRTRLVIKESEHEPWCKRYMELYNELRENWERLYWDEGYSKKIAKDHAKYESAEDDDQDFNPYRSRGTRADLTKDQGFGRTRQADNSGKVNQLRDKFEYDRENRMREKAFAPINGQDTSSSYNTNSKNQPFDTRRYFSDSD; the protein is encoded by the exons ATGCTCTCCTTCTCAAAGCGACTCCCCACTCTATCCCAATGCCTCCGCTCCACCACCCACCAGCTCCGCTTCGCTAGAACCGAACCCGCTTCCTCCAAGGGGCGCTCCAAGCCCTCTGGTTCTGGGTTCTCCTTCAACAAAACCGGAGACAAATCCGAGTGGTGGGTCGTGGACGGCGAGATGCATGAGATCGGCGATCATGTGCCCCCACGTGAGCGCTTCGTCATCCCCAGAGACAACATCCCTAACAAGCGTCGTAAGCAGCTCAGGGAACAGTTCATGCGCCGCACTCGCCTCGTTATTAAGGAATCG GAGCATGAACCGTGGTGCAAAAGGTACATGGAACTGTATAATGAGCTTAGAGAAAACTGGGAGAGGTTGTATTGGGATGAGGGTTACTCTAAAAAAATCGCTAAAGATCATGCCAAGTATGAGTCTGCTGAGGACGATGATCAAGATTTTAACCCTTACAG GAGCAGGGGAACCCGTGCTGATCTCACGAAG GACCAAGGTTTTGGGAGGACTAGGCAAGCTGATAACTCTGGGAAAGTCAATCAACTTCGGGATAAGTTTGAATATGATAGAGAGAACAGAATGAGAGAGAAAG CATTTGCTCCAATAAATGGCCAAGATACCTCGAGCAGCTACAATACAAACTCTAAGAATCAGCCGTTTGACACTCGGAGATACTTTTCTGATAGTGACTAA
- the LOC108472762 gene encoding uncharacterized protein LOC108472762 has translation MDDYYTRSHVPAFGSWDWNNDLPFTQCFESARQAGLLRYSYSEDRDLYVAGDLYDNDVVTPAMIVVPRRRKKGRQSNDKEGKRQNWEINDVKESPSPTPLHRPTPKPVDEDLYKISPHLLYAKPRKKRGLSFFASCMVPTCVL, from the exons ATGGAT GATTACTACACAAGGAGTCATGTTCCAGCTTTTGGGAGCTGGGATTGGAACAATGACCTCCCTTTCACTCAGTGTTTTGAATCAGCTAGACAAGCAGGGTTGCTTCGTTACAGTTACTCTGAGGATCGTGATTTGTATGTTGCCGGTGATCTTTATGATAACGATGTTGTTACTCCTGCCATGATCGTTGTTCCTCGCAGAAGG AAGAAAGGACGACAGTCAAATGATAAAGAAGGGAAAAGGCAAAACTGGGAGATCAATGACGTGAAGGAATCACCAAGCCCCACTCCTCTGCACCGCCCAACACCCAAACCCGTTGATGAAGACCTCTATAAAATCTCCCCACACCTCCTTTACGCTAAACCCAGAAAG AAGAGAGGGTTGAGCTTCTTTGCTAGCTGCATGGTTCCTACATGTGTGTTGTGA